From the genome of Triticum aestivum cultivar Chinese Spring chromosome 3B, IWGSC CS RefSeq v2.1, whole genome shotgun sequence, one region includes:
- the LOC123068268 gene encoding beta-1,2-xylosyltransferase XYXT1 (The sequence of the model RefSeq protein was modified relative to this genomic sequence to represent the inferred CDS: added 39 bases not found in genome assembly), whose protein sequence is MEGGGGGGKAMGYAHHHDTARLLKAFTRTVEPRNFGIGLVAGFLLVTCAYFSTARFDAIHIAPLVSPSETRIGSPATAAAAGSKSQLDLGVPEQTLSREGSKAEVLDTDSDDGAGNKDLVHDASLADTKKDDTFARDGDAAAAVEAAKDDDDAAGALLPRLSANGTQEEQGVLEDQELLVPDALAAANSPNKSGNNGGSQPVVQSDPATIPAPVQQTPPTTTIPEAPKHEEAKAPPAQQIPLVPEPLKQQPGPEEVATAPRREWKPLCDMTSNRRIDWCELDGDVRVHGAKATVTMVGAARAEEWRIRPYPRKVDPNAMRHVTNITVRSTMTLPGAGEGECAIKHSVPALLFSDRGYTGNYFHAYTDVILPLFLTAKQYGGEVQLLVSDMQMWWIGKFLPVFKSLSNYDLVDLAADNRTRCFRHVQVGLTCHADFSIDPLRAPNGYSMVDFTKHMRGVYGLPRGLAVPAAGARPRLLLIARASTRRFVNADDIVRAAQKVGFEVVVSEGTHEVAPFAELANTCDVMLGVHGAGLTNMVFLPTGGVVIQVVPLGGLEFVAGYFRAPSRDMGLKYLEYRIAPAESTLTEQYPADHPIFTDPDGVKSKGWESLKQVYLDKQDVRLDLKRFRPLLKKAIAHIRANKLQH, encoded by the exons GCCCACCACCACGACACCGCCAGGCTGCTCAAGGCCTTCACCCGCACCGTCGAGCCCCGCAACTTCGGCATCGGCCTCGTCGCCGGCTTCCTCCTCGTCACCTGCGCATACTTCTCCACCGCCAGGTTCGACGCCATCCACATCGCGCCCCTCG TCAGCCCCTCGGAGACCCGGATTGgttcgccggcgaccgccgccgccgccggctccaaGAGCCAATTAG ATTTGGGCGTGCCGGAGCAGACATTATCCAGGGAAGGGAGCAAGGCCGAGGTGCTGGACACGGACAGCGACGACGGCGCCGGCAACAAAG ATTTGGTCCACGACGCGTCGCTGGCGGACACGAAGAAAGATGACACCTTTGCCAGGGACGGCGATGCTGCTGCGGCCgtggaggccgccaaggacgatGACGACGCCGCCGGCGCCCTTCTCCCTCGCCTGTCGGCGAACGGCACGCAGGAAGAGCAAG GTGTTCTTGAGGACCAGGAGCTGCTCGTGCCGGATGCCCTCGCTGCCGCCAATTCTCCAAACAAGAGCGGCAACAATGGCGGCTCCCAGCCTGTGGTTCAATCCGACCCGGCTACGATTCCTGCTCCTGTGCAGCAGACTCCTCCTACCACTACCATTCCAGAGGCTCCCAAGCATGAGGAGGCCAAGGCCCCTCCAGCCCAGCAGATTCCCCTCGTCCCAGAGCCTCTCAAGCAGCAGCCAG GTCCGGAGGAGGTGGCGACGGCGCCCCGGCGGGAGTGGAAGCCGCTGTGCGACATGACGTCGAACCGGCGCATCGACTGGTGCGAGCTGGACGGCGACGTGCGCGTCCACGGCGCCAAGGCCACGGTCACCATGGTCGGCGCGGCGCGAGCCGAGGAGTGGCGCATCAGGCCGTACCCGCGCAAGGTCGACCCCAACGCCATGCGCCACGTGACCAACATCACCGTGCGCTCCACCATGACGCTCCccggcgccggcgagggcgagTGCGCGATCAAGcactcggtgccggcgctgctctTCTCGGACCGCGGGTACACGGGCAACTACTTCCACGCCTACACCGACGTGATCCTGCCGCTCTTCCTCACGGCGAAGCAGTACGGCGGGGAGGTGCAGCTCCTCGTCTCCGACATGCAGATGTGGTGGATCGGCAAGTTCCTCCCGGTCTTCAAGAGCCTCTCCAACTACGACCTCGTCGACCTCGCCGCCGACAACCGCACCCGCTGCTTCCGCCACGTCCAGGTGGGGCTCACCTGCCACGCCGACTTCAGCATCGACCCGCTCAGGGCGCCCAACGGCTACTCCATGGTCGACTTCACAAAACACATGCGCGGCGTCTACGGCCTCCCGCGCGGCCTCGCCGTGCCCGCCGCGGGGGCCAGGCCACGACTGTTACTAATCGCGCGCGCCAGCACGCGGCGGTTCGTGAACGCCGACGACATCGTGCGGGCGGCGCAGAAGGTGGGGTTCGAGGTGGTGGTCTCCGAGGGCACGCACGAGGTGGCGCCCTTCGCGGAGCTGGCCAACACCTGCGACGTCATGCTGGGCGTGCACGGCGCCGGGCTCACCAACATGGTGTTCCTCCCCACGGGCGGGGTGGTGATCCAGGTGGTGCCGCTGGGCGGGCTTGAGTTCGTGGCCGGCTACTTCCGGGCGCCGTCCAGGGACATGGGCCTGAAGTACCTCGAGTACCGGATCGCGCCGGCGGAGAGCACGCTGACGGAGCAGTACCCGGCGGACCACCCGATATTCACCGACCCGGACGGCGTGAAGAGCAAGGGGTGGGAGTCGCTCAAGCAGGTGTACCTCGACAAGCAGGACGTCCGGCTCGACCTCAAGAGGTTCCGGCCGCTGCTCAAGAAGGCCATCGCGCACATCAGAGCGAACAAGCTCCAGCACTGA
- the LOC123068267 gene encoding sodium/hydrogen exchanger 8, with translation MGTKEPGSPSPDDAVLFFGVALVLGIASRHLLRGTRVPYTVALLVLGVALGGLEYGTKHGLGKLGAGIRIWAAINPDLLLAVFLPALLFESSFSMEVHQIKKCMAQMVLLAVPGVVISTVLLGAAVKLTFPYDWNWKTSFLFSGLLSATDPVAVVALLKDLGASKKLSTIIEGESLMNDGTAIVVYQLFYRMVLGKTFDAGSIIKFLSQVSLGAVALGLAFGIASVLWLGFIFNDTIIEISLTVAVSYIAFFTAQDALEVSGVLAVMTLGMFYAAFAKTAFKGDSQQSLHHFWEMVAYIANTLIFILSGVVIADGVLQDNIHFERHGTSWGFLLLLYVFVQISRAVVVGVLYPLLRHFGYGMDIKEATVLVWSGLRGAVALSLSLSVKRASDSVQTYLKPEVGTMFVFFTGGIVFLTLILNGSTTQFLLHLLGLGKLSATKLRVLKYTQYEMLNKALEAFGDLRDDEELGPVDWVNVKKYITCLNNLEDEQAHPHDVPDKDDHVHTMNLKDTRVRLLNGVQAAYWGMLEEGRITQSTANILMRSVDEAMDLVSSQSLCDWKGLRSNVHFPNYYRFLQMSRLPRRLVTYFTVERLELGCYICAAFLRAHRIARRQLHDFLGDSEIARIVIDESIAAGEEAKKFLEDVRVTFPQVLRVLKTRQVTYAVLTHLSEYIQDLGKTGLLEEKEIVHLDDALQTDLKKLKRNPPLVKMPRVRELLNTHPLVGALPAALRDPLLSNTKETIKGHGTVLYTEGSRPTGVWLVSSGIVKWTSQRLCTRHSLDPILSHGSTLGLYEALIGKPYICDIITESVVHCFFIEAEKIEQLRQSDPSIEDFMWQESALVIARILLPQIFEKMAMREMRVLISERSTTNVYIKGEEIELRHNYIGILLEGFLKTENRTLITPPAVLLPSNTDLNLFGLQSSAMNQIDYCYTAPSYQVEARARVILFEMRRPDIESDLQRSASLLSPALGPSRTQSKEHVGLLRWPESFRKSRGPGNASLAEIRSQSGSFSARALQVSMYGSMMDGMRPARRQPRLDHVEANQKHSASYPKVPSRAADTRPLLSVRSEGSNAMSRKSAPAPAIAPPLASFLPPLAAGRQRRAVGEDDDSSDESVGEEVIVRVDSPSMLSFNPPSGPPRGS, from the exons atggggacgAAGGAGCCCGGCTCCCCGAGCCCCGACGACGCGGTGCTCTTCTTCGGGGTGGCCCTCGTGCTGGGCATCGCCTCCCGCCACCTCCTCCGCGGCACCCGCGTCCCCTACACCGTCGCCCTCCTCGTCCTCGGCGTCGCCCTCGGCGGCCTCG AGTACGGGACCAAGCATGGCCTCGGCAAGCTCGGAGCCGGCATCCGTATCT GGGCTGCCATAAATCCTGATCTCCTTCTTGCCGTCTTCCTCCCCGCCCTCCTCTTCGAGAGCTCCTTCTCCATGGAAGTGCACCAGATCAAG AAATGCATGGCGCAGATGGTGTTACTTGCCGTCCCAGGCGTGGTGATCTCAACAGTTTTGCTTGGCGCTGCTGTAAAG CTCACTTTTCCATATGACTGGAACTGGAAAACATCATTCTTGTTCAGTGGACTGCTTAGTGCAACCGACCCTGTTGCCGTGGTTGCTCTTCTAAAAGACCTAGGAGCAAGCAAAAAGCTCAGTACAATAATTGAAGGAGAGTCCTTGATGAATGACGG GACTGCTATTGTTGTCTATCAGCTATTCTATCGAATGGTGCTTGGAAAAACTTTCGATGCAGGGTCCATCATAAAGTTCTTGTCACAAGTTTCACTTGGAGC TGTTGCTCTGGGCCTTGCGTTTGGAATTGCATCAGTACTATGGCTGGGCTTTATTTTCAATGATACAATCATAGAGATTTCACTTACCGTTGCTGTCAGCTATATTGCTTTCTTCACT GCGCAAGATGCATTGGAGGTCTCTGGTGTTTTAGCCGTCATGACCTTGGGGAT GTTCTATGCTGCTTTTGCAAAAACTGCTTTTAAGGGTGACAGCCAGCAAAGTTTACATCATTTCTG GGAAATGGTTGCTTACATTGCAAACACACTTATTTTCATACTGAG TGGGGTTGTTATTGCAGATGGCGTACTACAAGATAATATTCATTTTGAGAGGCATG GCACATCATGGGGGTTCCTTCTTCTGCTCTATGTTTTTGTGCAAATATCGCGTGCTGTAGTTGTCGGTGTTTTGTATCCACTGTTGCGTCACTTTGGGTATGGTATGGACATCAAAGAAGCCACAGTTCTTGTTTGGTCAGGATTGCGTGGAGCTGTTGCTCTATCACTTTCTCTGTCCGTTAAA CGTGCTAGTGATTCAGTTCAAACTTATCTGAAACCAGAAGTTGGAACAATG TTTGTGTTCTTCACAGGTGGCATCGTGTTTCTGACTTTGATTTTGAATGGTTCCACCACACAATTTTTGTTGCACCTACTTGGTCTGGGAAAATTGTCAGCAACGAAG CTTCGTGTATTGAAGTATACACAATATGAAATGCTAAACAAGGCATTGGAGGCTTTTGGTGATCTCAGGGATGATGAGGAACTTGGGCCTGTTGATTGGGTTAATGTGAAGAAATATATCACATGTTTGAATAACTTGGAAGATGAACAAGCACATCCCCACGATGTTCCTGACAAGGATGATCACGTACATACCATGAATTTGAAGGATACTCGAGTGCGGCTTTTGAATG GTGTGCAAGCTGCTTACTGGGGAATGCTTGAAGAGGGACGAATAACTCAATCTACAGCAAATATTTTAATGAGATCAGTTGATGAAGCTATGGATCTTGTCTCTAGCCAGTCATTATGTGATTGGAAGGGTTTGCGGTCCAATGTTCATTTCCCAAATTACTATAGGTTCCTTCAGATGAGCAGGTTGCCACGAAGGCTTGTCACATACTTCACAGTAGAAAGATTGGAGTTAGGATGTTACATCTGCGCGGCATTTCTCCGTGCTCACAGAATTGCGAGGAGACAACTACATGATTTCCTTG GTGATAGTGAGATTGCAAGAATTGTCATCGATGAAAGTATTGCTGCTGGGGAGGAAGCTAAAAAGTTTCTGGAAGATGTTCGTGTTACATTCCCTCAG GTGCTTCGTGTATTGAAGACTCGACAAGTAACATATGCGGTATTGACACACTTGAGTGAGTATATTCAAGACCTTGGGAAGACTGGGTTGCTCGAGGAAAAGGAAATAGTCCATCTCGATGATGCTTTGCAG ACAGACTTGAAGAAGCTTAAGAGGAATCCGCCACTGGTGAAAATGCCAAGAGTTCGCGAACTTCTAAATACCCATCCTTTAGTTGGTGCACTGCCTGCTGCTCTTCGTGATCCATTGTTAAGTAACACAAAGGAAACAATAAAAGGGCATGGAACAGTTCTTTACACAGAAGGCTCAAGACCGACTGGCGTATGGCTTGTTTCGAGTGGAATAGTAAAG TGGACAAGTCAGAGACTATGCACGAGGCATTCATTGGATCCAATTTTGTCACATGGAAGCACTTTGGGTCTATATGAGGCACTAATTGGAAAGCCTTATATTTGTGACATTATTACAGAATCGGTGGTGCATTGTTTCTTCATTGAGGCTGAAAAAATAGAGCAATTGCGCCAGTCTGATCCTTCTATTGAGGATTTTATGTGGCAG GAGAGTGCTCTAGTTATTGCAAGGATTTTGCTCCCTCAGATATTTGAGAAAATGGCAATGCGTGAGATGAGGGTTCTCATTTCAGAAAGATCTACTACGAATGTCTACATTAAGGGGGAAGAAATTGAACTCAGGCATAATTACATAGGCATCTTATTGGAGGGATTTCTGAAGACAGAGAACCGAACTTTGATCACACCTCCAGCTGTGCTGCTGCCGTCAAACACTGATTTGAACTTATTTGGCCTGCAGTCTTCAG CCATGAATCAGATAGACTACTGTTATACTGCTCCCAGTTATCAGGTGGAGGCTAGAGCAAGGGTCATCTTATTTGAAATGAGGAGGCCAGATATAGAATCCGATCTGCAAAGAAGTGCATCGTTGCTTTCTCCAGCACTCGGACCGTCACGAACACAGAGCAAAGAGCATGTCGGTTTGCTCAGGTGGCCGGAGAGTTTCCGGAAATCCAGAGGGCCTGGAAATGCAAGCTTAGCTGAAATCAGAAGCCAGTCTGGTAGCTTCTCTGCTAGAGCCTTGCAAGTCAGCATGTATGGCAGCATG ATGGATGGCATGCGCCCTGCTCGGCGGCAACCGAGGCTTGATCATGTGGAAGCGAACCAGAAGCACAGCGCGTCGTATCCAAAGGTGCCTTCAAGGGCAGCCGACACGCGGCCTCTGCTGTCGGTGAGGTCGGAGGGCTCCAATGCGATGAGCAGAAAATCTGCTCCTGCTCCAGCTATAGCTCCTCCACTCGCTTCCTTTCTGCCACCCCTAGCAGCAGGACGGCAACGCCGAGCGGTAGGAGAAGATGACGACTCGAGCGATGAGTCCGTGGGGGAAGAAGTTATCGTCAGAGTGGACTCTCCCAGCATGCTCTCGTTCAATCCACCCTCCGGCCCACCGCGAGGCAGCTGA